One part of the Arachidicoccus terrestris genome encodes these proteins:
- a CDS encoding Gldg family protein yields MKRIYYIARNELYSLYCSPIAWAMMILFLYMTGSDYIELMANKLGAFQRGGFYLWGARDLTDNILSNTSGQPGYFFRVIANLYIFLPLITMGLISREKSNGTVKLLYSSPIRITEIVFGKFMAMVCFVVTLLSLLLLTVFALCHSLTAPDYSHILAALIGLFLVLCTYSAIGLFISSLTSYQVLAAIITFGIFAFLNTIGTLFQDMDLVRNISYYLNLNGKSENLITGLYNTRDLVYFLLLITVFLSFTIIKLKSGTESSRGIRKFSRYAVVVLVAFVIGYTTSRPKLNAYVDFTRDQIHTITPPTQKMLSKLDSGPLNITIYANLLDHAFWKFKPESRNYLYTHILEPYIRFKPDIHIKYVYYYDLDSAAALYKLNPRKTLKQIAEKQAKTYNLTLDRFLPPNEIEKQVDLKHEQYRCFFQFEYKGKKSICRVFDDLLFWPREDEIAASLNRLVASPPIIDFISGNIERSPLQDRDRDYFNITGNILNRFSLVNQGYDFDTLSLKKEDVPKNIAALALIDPRTPIEQECLDKLYKYINDGGNLWLASEPDRKEIVKPIFDTLGLRLHNGMLIQPSDYFSSDLVFNYITPAGKNTTPQFAKELKDDKLFYGDSLFRVAVQGASVMDYTEKNGFHIEPLLLTDSTVSWNRLAPISEDSLQLKVNRLPSDEKGSFTTQVLMTRKIHNKDQRIIVSSDADYITRSVTDYNHRPRRYNYDFGFYELSLFTYGQFPANTLRPQTDDSFDITVQDVWKQEVLLYYILPAILLLGGLIVIIRRKRK; encoded by the coding sequence ATGAAACGAATATATTATATAGCACGTAACGAGTTGTACAGCCTGTATTGTTCCCCTATTGCCTGGGCGATGATGATCTTGTTCCTGTATATGACCGGATCTGATTATATAGAATTAATGGCGAATAAGTTAGGGGCCTTTCAGAGAGGAGGTTTCTATTTATGGGGCGCCAGAGACCTGACCGATAATATCTTGTCTAATACATCGGGGCAGCCGGGTTATTTTTTCAGGGTCATAGCCAACTTATACATTTTTCTTCCCTTGATCACGATGGGATTGATCAGCCGGGAAAAGAGCAACGGGACCGTTAAATTATTATATTCTTCCCCTATAAGAATTACGGAGATCGTCTTTGGGAAATTTATGGCAATGGTTTGCTTTGTAGTAACTTTATTGTCATTATTGCTTCTTACCGTTTTCGCCTTATGCCACAGCCTGACTGCCCCGGATTACAGTCACATTCTCGCAGCGCTCATAGGATTATTCCTGGTACTTTGCACTTACTCTGCTATCGGGTTATTTATTTCTTCCCTTACTTCCTACCAGGTACTGGCAGCCATTATCACTTTCGGCATTTTTGCATTCCTGAACACTATCGGCACCTTATTTCAGGATATGGATCTGGTCAGGAATATTTCTTATTATCTGAATTTGAACGGCAAGTCGGAAAACCTGATTACCGGTTTATATAATACCCGGGATCTTGTTTATTTTCTGCTGCTGATCACTGTCTTCCTGTCTTTTACTATTATTAAACTGAAATCGGGAACGGAATCCTCTCGTGGAATCAGGAAATTTTCCCGTTATGCGGTTGTTGTACTTGTAGCATTCGTAATAGGTTATACGACCAGCCGGCCTAAACTAAACGCTTACGTGGATTTTACACGCGACCAGATCCATACCATCACGCCGCCCACGCAAAAAATGTTATCCAAATTAGACAGCGGCCCACTTAATATTACTATTTATGCCAATTTATTAGACCATGCTTTCTGGAAATTCAAGCCAGAAAGCCGGAATTATCTGTACACCCACATACTGGAACCTTATATCCGTTTCAAACCCGATATCCACATTAAATATGTCTATTATTATGACCTTGATTCAGCAGCAGCTTTATACAAGCTGAACCCGAGGAAAACACTTAAACAGATCGCTGAAAAGCAGGCCAAAACTTATAATCTTACATTAGACAGGTTTTTGCCTCCCAACGAGATAGAAAAACAGGTAGATCTCAAACACGAACAGTACAGGTGTTTTTTTCAGTTCGAATACAAAGGAAAGAAATCCATATGCAGGGTATTTGATGATTTGCTTTTTTGGCCAAGAGAAGACGAAATTGCGGCATCCTTAAACCGACTGGTAGCCTCCCCTCCAATAATTGATTTCATATCAGGAAATATAGAACGTAGCCCGTTACAGGACAGGGACCGTGATTATTTCAATATCACCGGCAATATCCTGAACCGCTTCTCATTGGTTAATCAGGGGTATGATTTTGATACATTATCCCTAAAAAAAGAGGACGTTCCAAAAAACATCGCTGCACTGGCGCTGATAGATCCCCGCACACCGATAGAGCAGGAATGTCTTGACAAGTTATACAAGTATATTAATGACGGCGGTAATCTTTGGCTTGCTTCCGAACCGGACCGGAAAGAAATTGTCAAACCTATTTTCGATACACTTGGACTTAGATTGCATAATGGTATGCTGATCCAGCCCAGCGACTATTTCTCCAGCGACTTAGTGTTTAATTACATTACCCCGGCGGGGAAAAATACTACCCCTCAGTTTGCTAAAGAATTGAAGGATGATAAATTGTTTTATGGTGACAGCCTTTTCCGTGTTGCTGTACAGGGGGCAAGTGTAATGGATTATACAGAGAAAAACGGTTTCCATATAGAGCCGCTGCTACTGACTGACAGTACCGTGAGCTGGAACCGGTTGGCACCAATCAGCGAAGATTCCTTACAACTAAAAGTGAACAGGCTACCCTCAGATGAAAAAGGAAGCTTTACTACACAGGTACTAATGACGAGAAAGATCCATAATAAGGACCAACGTATTATTGTTTCTTCGGATGCTGACTATATCACCAGATCTGTAACGGATTATAATCACCGTCCAAGACGCTATAATTATGATTTCGGATTTTACGAGTTGAGCCTGTTTACCTATGGCCAATTTCCGGCAAATACCTTGCGGCCACAAACAGACGATTCCTTTGATATTACGGTACAAGATGTCTGGAAACAGGAAGTCTTGCTGTACTATATCCTGCCGGCTATTTTACTGCTCGGAGGTTTAATTGTGATCATCCGCCGCAAGCGTAAATAA
- a CDS encoding MutS-related protein, with product MKYLQTDEQTLNDLGLFGKPGQDSIYDLYNHTVTQGGGARLREIFKQPLSDAREIQHRVHLYTFFSQKDYRFPVDSTTTGTVAYYLENTDVRSQLQVEGQSLRQKMKNMIAADSEYVFVEDGVQAALRMFYQLDKFLREICTQVERSAFEGSYKSLRTLLDEHCFEQVRSHMTDKSEARINDLVLSELDKALRFSQREKLLELLEGLYELDVCIAIGRTARKNDFHFAVVSEDNAHSVALEKIFHPHVKNAIANNLLMDASHNVLFLTGANMAGKSTLMKSIGIALYLAHMGFPVAALNMHFSVMDGIYTSINLADNLSAGASHYYAEVLRVKEVAGQLQAGKRLFVIFDELFRGTNVKDAYDATIAVTKAFSRKKNSLFIISTHIMEAGEKLKEEKLGILYQYLPTEMQGNTPVYTRVLREGITADRQGMVIIENEGILEMLDKGLQ from the coding sequence TTGAAATATTTACAAACCGATGAGCAGACTTTGAATGACCTGGGTTTATTTGGTAAACCGGGACAGGATTCCATTTATGACTTATACAATCATACAGTAACACAGGGTGGTGGGGCAAGGCTTCGCGAAATCTTCAAACAGCCATTAAGCGATGCCCGGGAGATTCAACACCGTGTTCATTTATATACATTTTTCAGCCAAAAAGACTACAGGTTTCCGGTGGACAGTACGACCACCGGAACTGTGGCCTACTACCTGGAAAACACTGATGTTCGCAGTCAGTTACAAGTAGAAGGGCAAAGCCTCAGGCAGAAAATGAAAAATATGATTGCAGCCGACTCGGAATATGTCTTTGTGGAAGATGGGGTGCAGGCGGCATTACGGATGTTCTATCAATTGGATAAATTCCTTCGGGAGATCTGCACTCAGGTGGAAAGATCTGCTTTTGAAGGCTCATACAAGTCGTTAAGGACACTATTGGACGAGCACTGTTTTGAACAGGTCAGGTCACATATGACGGATAAATCCGAAGCCAGAATAAATGATTTGGTACTTTCTGAACTGGATAAGGCCCTGCGGTTTTCCCAAAGAGAAAAACTGCTGGAATTACTGGAGGGTTTATATGAGCTGGATGTATGCATCGCTATAGGGCGTACGGCAAGGAAAAATGATTTCCATTTTGCTGTTGTTTCAGAAGATAACGCACACAGCGTTGCTCTTGAAAAAATATTCCATCCGCATGTAAAAAATGCTATTGCAAACAATCTGCTGATGGATGCCAGTCACAATGTACTATTTCTGACTGGTGCTAATATGGCCGGCAAAAGTACACTGATGAAAAGTATTGGAATCGCTCTTTATCTGGCCCATATGGGCTTTCCCGTTGCGGCACTAAATATGCATTTTAGCGTAATGGATGGTATTTATACAAGCATCAACCTGGCGGATAACCTGAGTGCCGGGGCCAGCCATTATTATGCGGAGGTATTAAGGGTAAAAGAAGTGGCAGGGCAATTACAGGCGGGCAAAAGGCTTTTTGTCATTTTTGATGAACTGTTCCGCGGCACAAATGTGAAAGATGCCTATGATGCCACCATTGCTGTAACAAAGGCTTTTTCCCGCAAAAAGAATAGTCTGTTTATTATCTCTACCCATATCATGGAGGCTGGCGAGAAACTGAAGGAAGAAAAACTGGGAATCCTGTATCAATACCTGCCGACAGAAATGCAAGGGAATACACCTGTTTACACCAGGGTGCTCAGAGAAGGGATTACGGCCGACCGTCAGGGTATGGTAATTATAGAAAATGAAGGCATTCTGGAAATGCTGGATAAGGGATTACAATAA
- a CDS encoding MutS-related protein, producing the protein MIHKSETTFITDRQTLEDLNLLGKYKTGSLFNLFNRVKTRGGELLLESMFRSPLTSSAAINERSEKIRYLQSLPVVLDIEWDRTEDASQYLTERRPSNKLSSYFGCYREKAQEVLYRSDKFRLQQKNIHAIQETLFSASQLLGALIRSEKSGNPLKASQERLAKILNAEELKQIKAKYPYTVGQTAHLQFLFLNKYRHEIDELLHLLYELDVYLSVADTARNKSFIYAEALEENTEDVTLLSVSNLKHPSLHGAVGNPLSLTQKQNLLFLTGANMAGKSTWMKTLGVSFYLAHMGFPVAASSMRFRVMEGIFTSINVPDNISIGWSHFYAEVMRVKQVSQEVGSGKRLFILFDELFKGTNVKDAYDATLAVTQRLARYSNCAFVISTHIIEVGDALKEIPSIQFKYMPTVMEGAVPTYTYRLTDGITEDRQGMIIIDNEGIFEMLE; encoded by the coding sequence ATGATTCATAAATCGGAAACTACATTTATTACGGACAGGCAAACCTTAGAAGATCTAAATTTACTTGGTAAATATAAAACAGGGTCTCTGTTCAATCTGTTCAATCGGGTAAAGACAAGAGGCGGAGAGCTTTTACTGGAAAGTATGTTCCGTTCTCCTTTGACAAGTAGCGCAGCTATCAACGAACGTTCTGAAAAGATCAGGTATCTGCAAAGCCTGCCGGTTGTTTTAGACATAGAATGGGACCGAACGGAAGACGCCTCCCAATATTTGACGGAGCGTCGCCCGTCCAACAAGTTGAGCAGTTATTTTGGTTGTTACAGGGAAAAGGCACAGGAAGTGCTATACCGGTCGGATAAATTCCGCCTGCAACAAAAAAACATTCATGCAATCCAGGAGACCTTGTTTTCAGCAAGCCAGTTATTGGGAGCGCTTATCCGATCTGAAAAAAGCGGCAATCCGTTGAAAGCTTCACAGGAGCGGCTGGCTAAAATATTAAATGCAGAAGAGTTAAAACAAATTAAGGCCAAATATCCTTACACGGTCGGACAAACAGCTCATCTTCAGTTTTTATTTTTAAATAAATACCGGCATGAAATTGATGAGTTGCTTCACCTGCTTTATGAGCTGGACGTATATCTGTCTGTGGCAGACACCGCAAGAAATAAAAGTTTCATATATGCCGAAGCCCTGGAAGAAAATACAGAAGATGTTACTTTACTATCTGTATCAAATCTAAAGCACCCTTCCTTGCATGGGGCAGTCGGCAACCCTCTCTCTTTGACACAAAAGCAAAATCTCTTGTTTCTGACAGGCGCTAATATGGCGGGTAAAAGTACTTGGATGAAAACACTGGGAGTAAGTTTTTATTTAGCTCATATGGGATTCCCTGTAGCGGCCAGCAGTATGCGTTTTCGCGTGATGGAAGGTATTTTTACATCTATTAATGTTCCCGATAACATCAGTATCGGCTGGAGTCACTTTTATGCGGAAGTGATGCGGGTCAAACAGGTTTCGCAGGAGGTCGGCAGTGGTAAGCGTTTATTTATACTCTTCGATGAGCTATTCAAAGGCACGAATGTCAAGGACGCTTATGATGCTACGCTGGCCGTTACGCAACGCCTGGCGAGATATAGCAACTGCGCCTTTGTTATTTCTACCCATATTATAGAAGTGGGAGATGCTTTGAAAGAAATCCCGTCCATACAGTTTAAATATATGCCGACTGTGATGGAGGGTGCCGTGCCGACATATACCTACCGGCTGACAGACGGCATTACTGAAGACAGGCAAGGGATGATCATCATTGATAACGAAGGCATCTTTGAGATGTTGGAATAA
- a CDS encoding alpha/beta hydrolase family protein: protein MYNKWPSVDAIQISNDGQYAMYSVRSGNYFGRGILIHKIVMQSTDASWKMQVPGISSFKANFSADSKRLFFINPGDSLCIVRLGTSDMQYISGVGSFHLSKEKKNSWIAYSVKNPAGELRVKNLDNGKELVFDSIDAYQFSNDGNVLLVKKKTKDANMAKQLLLWVDLQSGDSSTIWSGRDAGNLILDHAGRQLAFMAKDSIAGKPTSSIWYYKKNTTGKAIMIADDRSGRIEEGFELASIDRFSEDGKQLFIELKQLQQPVKSDPDAVKLNIWSYMDGRLPSNQLKQPNNDIHYKAAVHLDNHKVERLLQANEDSWLSGGDYLLINRYAGVGDRGERLWNKLDQATYYLKSISTGKEIPLPSLKDKGLSISPGGKYLIYFDTDKQSIFSYEISTGIIRNITKGVNTTWQGEYGDDWPGAKNGYRGYSPAGWLQDDKSVLIYDRYDIWQLDPSGTRAPINLTNGYGRKHHIIFYLMGDDAYIHQTVIKPSARLILTAFNTDDKDNGFYSKTLGKKGDPELLTMGPYIYNITSNPYLPDGSNFTPVKARDADVYIVRRESATQSPNYFSTTDFKTFTRLSDIHPEKGYNWYTSELHNWKSLDGRNLQGILFKPENFDPNKKYPVILFYYERRSDGLNAYIKPENLCNGCTVNIPTYVSNNYLVFEPDIHYQIGNPMQGTYNSVVSAAKYISTLPYVNSKKLGLQGCSWGGIQTDYLVTHTSNLFAAACPASGESDFISFYGSLDGGNGQSQQSMFENGQTRMGATPWELPDNYIKSSAIYNADKVTTPLLIMHTTDDGRCPFYDAVTFFTALRRLGKKAWMLEYTDGNHGVSGKSADDFSLRMRQFFDYYLKDKPAPKWMVKSIPAGTKAVEASLQLMPEGVKPGANLLTPKEQKKTDALLRK from the coding sequence GTGTATAATAAATGGCCGTCGGTCGATGCGATCCAAATAAGCAATGACGGTCAATACGCTATGTATTCGGTTCGTTCCGGTAATTATTTCGGCAGGGGCATCCTTATTCATAAGATAGTGATGCAATCGACTGACGCTTCATGGAAAATGCAAGTGCCGGGTATCTCATCTTTTAAAGCCAATTTTTCTGCTGATAGCAAACGGCTGTTTTTTATCAATCCGGGAGATAGCCTTTGTATCGTTCGGCTCGGTACATCGGATATGCAATATATTTCCGGTGTTGGTTCTTTTCATTTATCAAAGGAAAAGAAGAATAGCTGGATAGCATATTCGGTAAAAAATCCTGCTGGCGAATTAAGAGTAAAGAACCTGGATAACGGAAAAGAGTTGGTGTTTGATTCTATTGATGCTTATCAATTCAGTAACGACGGGAATGTCCTGCTTGTCAAGAAAAAAACGAAGGATGCTAATATGGCCAAGCAATTGCTGCTATGGGTTGATCTGCAAAGCGGAGATAGCTCCACGATCTGGTCGGGAAGGGACGCCGGAAATCTTATATTGGACCATGCCGGTCGTCAACTGGCCTTTATGGCAAAGGATTCCATAGCGGGAAAACCGACAAGCAGCATCTGGTACTATAAGAAAAATACGACAGGGAAAGCGATCATGATCGCAGACGACCGTTCCGGAAGAATAGAAGAAGGCTTTGAATTAGCCAGTATAGATAGGTTTAGTGAAGATGGCAAACAGCTTTTTATTGAGCTAAAACAGTTACAACAACCTGTAAAATCAGATCCGGATGCTGTAAAATTAAATATATGGAGCTATATGGACGGGAGACTGCCTTCTAATCAATTAAAGCAGCCCAATAACGATATTCATTATAAAGCGGCTGTTCATTTGGACAATCACAAAGTAGAACGGTTACTGCAAGCCAATGAAGATTCTTGGCTAAGCGGTGGTGATTACCTGCTTATTAATCGCTATGCAGGAGTGGGTGACAGGGGTGAGCGCCTTTGGAATAAATTGGATCAGGCGACATATTATTTGAAATCAATAAGTACCGGAAAAGAGATACCATTGCCGTCCCTGAAGGATAAAGGATTGAGTATTTCCCCCGGAGGGAAATACCTGATCTATTTTGATACTGATAAGCAAAGCATTTTCAGCTATGAAATATCGACCGGCATTATCCGGAATATAACTAAGGGAGTCAATACGACCTGGCAGGGGGAATATGGGGACGATTGGCCCGGAGCCAAAAATGGATACAGGGGCTATTCTCCTGCAGGTTGGTTACAGGATGACAAGTCGGTCTTGATATATGACCGCTACGACATTTGGCAATTAGATCCCTCCGGTACACGTGCGCCGATAAATCTCACCAATGGATATGGAAGAAAGCACCATATTATATTTTACCTGATGGGCGATGACGCTTACATCCATCAAACCGTCATTAAGCCTTCAGCCAGGTTGATCCTAACCGCCTTCAACACGGATGATAAGGATAACGGCTTTTATAGTAAGACATTAGGTAAGAAAGGAGACCCTGAGCTCTTAACCATGGGCCCCTATATTTATAATATTACTAGTAACCCTTATCTACCTGATGGTTCCAATTTCACTCCTGTCAAAGCAAGGGATGCGGACGTATATATTGTGAGGAGGGAAAGTGCGACCCAATCGCCGAATTATTTCAGTACAACAGATTTTAAGACTTTTACCCGGTTAAGTGATATTCATCCTGAAAAAGGATATAACTGGTATACTTCCGAATTGCATAATTGGAAATCGCTGGATGGAAGAAACTTACAGGGCATCCTTTTCAAACCGGAAAATTTTGATCCGAATAAGAAATATCCTGTTATCCTGTTTTACTATGAAAGAAGATCAGACGGACTGAATGCATATATTAAACCTGAGAATTTGTGCAACGGTTGCACAGTAAATATACCTACCTATGTCAGCAACAATTACTTGGTTTTTGAACCGGACATTCATTACCAAATAGGAAACCCGATGCAGGGAACATACAATTCCGTCGTTTCTGCGGCTAAATACATTTCTACGCTTCCCTATGTGAACAGCAAGAAGCTGGGTTTGCAGGGATGCAGCTGGGGCGGTATTCAAACAGATTACCTGGTTACCCATACTTCCAATCTGTTTGCTGCAGCCTGCCCGGCATCCGGTGAATCCGATTTTATCAGCTTTTACGGCAGCCTGGATGGCGGTAATGGTCAAAGCCAGCAAAGCATGTTTGAGAACGGCCAGACAAGAATGGGTGCCACTCCCTGGGAATTGCCAGATAATTATATAAAGAGTTCCGCTATTTATAATGCTGACAAAGTAACAACGCCTTTACTGATCATGCATACAACCGATGATGGGAGATGCCCGTTTTATGATGCTGTCACTTTTTTTACAGCACTCAGAAGGCTTGGCAAAAAAGCCTGGATGTTGGAATATACCGACGGAAACCACGGCGTCAGCGGGAAATCAGCAGATGATTTCAGCCTGCGCATGAGACAGTTCTTTGACTACTATTTAAAGGACAAACCCGCTCCAAAGTGGATGGTAAAAAGTATTCCTGCCGGAACGAAAGCAGTGGAAGCCAGCCTTCAATTGATGCCTGAAGGTGTTAAGCCGGGAGCAAATTTGCTAACACCGAAAGAACAGAAAAAAACAGATGCATTATTAAGAAAATGA
- a CDS encoding S9 family peptidase: MKRLLNILFFIIITKSLSAQKPALDTSVYNKWPSIEEVQVSNDGQYVLYKIVQGTYFQGPRQFIKLVCVSDDKHWKKEFTSIQKGFMACRFSPDSRYAVLSLPHDSLQLLQLGTDRSVYFSDVHDWSSTGKKWIGYLQENSGQRGFVLYDFTTGDKQFFPGITAFKFTQDGKKLILQEKTEDEKSDGIALRIVDINKPAAVQTIWHGKHLGNIIYDTSHHQIAFETGKQGNKSIWYCNMNKDKSAEKLITENALKNISLLLGGIDRFSLLGDRLFIKLQEKLPAKISDPVALNVWSYKDHEVQNSSISQFGGNKSAKNYDAVIYLRDKRLVQLQKKDEFPFTIGLQFGENSDNTALATFSYPAPGVAVKHIQYLVSTKNGHKKVLPEQLTYSQLSPDEKYLVYFDRKKNSFFSYNIESGVFANISQTSFNNWYYDEPGYSVSFAPSGGYIAAWDNDSTAIVYSNYDIWLIDITGKSSPVCLTNLFGEKHHIRFNLLSDNRQLLRLENKATLILRAFNTETKDNGFYRINLSKPHGNPELLTMGPYIYDVSGDGSIYDGVNHPVIKAENKDVYLVRRQSAGEYPNLYVTSDFKQFQQITDLAPERQYNWYTTELLHWINADGVLSQGVLYKAENFDPHKKYPVIFYYYTSLSDNLHSYIFPQPSDGALNIPWYVSNGYLIFTPDIHHKGKSEYQYEEATHSIVSAAKYISKLPYVDSTKMGINGISWGGIQTNYFVTHTNLFAAACSASGLGDFFSQYNGADHGNFSQEGLAQINGPGKSIWQYPQWYLKNSPVMNAPKVTTPLLMMETTADGACPFDNAFELYNALRISGKKVWMLEYTNHSEADHGVWGKSSKDFDVRMQQFFGRYLKGEPAPVWMTKGIPVRMNGRTTGLEYDTTGAKP, translated from the coding sequence ATGAAGCGATTACTTAATATATTATTCTTTATCATAATTACTAAATCATTATCTGCGCAGAAGCCGGCTTTAGATACCAGTGTATATAATAAATGGCCGAGCATAGAAGAAGTACAGGTAAGTAACGATGGTCAATATGTGCTTTATAAAATTGTACAAGGAACTTACTTCCAAGGACCCCGTCAATTCATCAAACTGGTATGTGTTTCCGATGATAAACATTGGAAGAAGGAATTTACAAGTATACAAAAAGGATTTATGGCCTGCCGTTTTTCGCCGGACAGCCGGTACGCTGTTTTATCGCTTCCCCATGACAGCCTTCAATTGCTGCAATTAGGGACGGATCGCAGTGTGTATTTCTCCGATGTGCACGACTGGAGCAGTACCGGGAAAAAATGGATAGGATATTTACAAGAAAATTCAGGTCAAAGAGGCTTTGTCTTGTATGATTTTACCACAGGTGATAAACAATTCTTTCCCGGCATAACAGCATTCAAATTTACACAAGATGGCAAGAAGCTGATCCTGCAAGAAAAAACGGAGGATGAAAAATCTGACGGGATTGCTTTGCGAATTGTAGATATTAATAAACCCGCGGCAGTTCAAACTATCTGGCACGGCAAGCATTTGGGAAATATCATTTATGATACTTCGCACCATCAAATAGCTTTCGAAACAGGGAAACAGGGAAATAAAAGTATCTGGTACTGCAACATGAATAAGGATAAAAGCGCAGAAAAGCTGATCACGGAAAACGCTCTGAAAAATATCTCTCTTTTATTAGGTGGAATAGATAGATTTTCTCTTTTGGGGGATCGTTTATTTATCAAATTGCAGGAAAAACTTCCTGCAAAAATAAGTGATCCGGTTGCACTGAATGTCTGGAGCTATAAAGACCATGAGGTGCAAAACTCTTCGATCTCCCAATTCGGTGGGAATAAATCTGCAAAGAACTATGATGCAGTAATTTATCTAAGAGATAAACGATTGGTACAACTACAAAAGAAGGATGAATTTCCTTTTACGATCGGGTTACAATTTGGTGAAAACAGCGACAATACTGCATTAGCCACCTTTTCATATCCTGCGCCGGGTGTCGCCGTTAAACATATCCAATATCTGGTATCTACAAAAAACGGTCATAAAAAAGTATTGCCTGAGCAACTCACTTACTCCCAATTATCACCTGACGAAAAATACCTGGTATATTTTGACCGTAAGAAAAACAGTTTTTTTTCTTACAACATAGAGAGTGGCGTGTTTGCAAACATCAGTCAAACGAGTTTCAACAACTGGTATTATGACGAGCCGGGCTACAGTGTTAGCTTTGCCCCCTCCGGAGGTTATATCGCTGCATGGGATAATGATAGTACGGCCATTGTTTATTCTAATTATGATATATGGTTAATTGATATTACAGGGAAAAGTTCGCCGGTTTGTTTAACAAACCTGTTTGGTGAAAAGCACCATATACGTTTTAACTTATTATCGGACAACCGCCAGCTATTGCGGCTCGAAAATAAGGCAACACTCATTTTAAGGGCATTTAATACAGAGACAAAAGACAACGGTTTCTATCGTATAAATTTATCTAAGCCGCACGGTAATCCAGAGCTGCTAACCATGGGGCCGTACATTTACGATGTCAGTGGAGACGGCTCTATTTATGACGGGGTTAATCACCCTGTCATCAAAGCTGAGAATAAAGACGTTTATCTCGTGAGGAGGCAAAGTGCCGGTGAATATCCTAACCTTTATGTTACCAGCGATTTTAAACAGTTTCAGCAAATTACCGATCTGGCTCCCGAAAGGCAATATAACTGGTACACGACGGAACTACTTCACTGGATCAATGCTGACGGGGTGCTTTCCCAGGGTGTATTGTACAAAGCGGAAAACTTTGACCCTCACAAAAAATATCCGGTTATTTTCTATTATTACACTTCTTTGTCTGACAACCTGCACTCCTATATATTCCCGCAACCATCGGACGGAGCGTTAAACATTCCCTGGTATGTGAGTAATGGCTACCTGATATTTACGCCGGACATTCATCATAAAGGTAAATCGGAATATCAATATGAAGAAGCAACTCATAGTATTGTATCCGCAGCAAAATATATTTCTAAGCTACCTTATGTGGACAGTACAAAAATGGGCATAAATGGAATTAGCTGGGGTGGTATTCAGACCAATTATTTTGTTACGCATACCAATTTGTTTGCGGCTGCCTGTTCTGCATCGGGATTAGGGGATTTCTTTAGCCAGTACAACGGTGCCGATCACGGCAATTTTAGCCAGGAAGGTTTAGCACAAATTAACGGGCCGGGCAAATCTATCTGGCAATATCCCCAATGGTACTTAAAAAATTCTCCCGTGATGAACGCTCCTAAAGTTACTACGCCGCTTTTGATGATGGAAACGACTGCAGATGGCGCCTGTCCGTTTGATAATGCCTTTGAACTTTATAATGCACTTAGAATATCAGGAAAGAAAGTATGGATGTTGGAATATACAAATCACTCAGAAGCGGATCATGGAGTCTGGGGTAAATCTAGTAAAGATTTCGATGTCCGAATGCAACAATTTTTCGGCCGTTATTTAAAAGGAGAGCCTGCCCCTGTCTGGATGACCAAAGGTATTCCCGTAAGAATGAACGGCAGGACTACCGGTTTAGAATACGATACGACCGGCGCTAAACCCTAA